The following proteins are encoded in a genomic region of Spirosoma sp. SC4-14:
- a CDS encoding aspartate kinase, translated as MQVWKFGGTSVGKPERMQSIRNLIAEDNTRKIVVLSALSGSTNTLLAIGEALKANNDDDANAKIDSLKAHYDSFIGELYKTPEGKAAGQQIVDNEFSFIRSLTRIKPFTLKQEKELVAEGELLSTQLFQAYLAEEGVPSVLLPALEFMRIDADNEPEIQFTEEKLSEMLPQHDDKLIIVTQGFICRNPRGEVDNLKRGGSDYTASLIGGAIRAEEIQIWTDIDGMHNNDPRIVKNTFPVRELTFDEAAELAYFGAKILHPSTITPARMFGVPVRLKNTMDPAAPGTLIADRTSDQVFKAIAAKDGITALYIHSTRMLNAYGFLRRIFEIFEKYKTPVDMITTSEVSVSVTIDNTDRIQEISDELSTFCTLEEPDYDQTIICIVGNFSADNEGVAVRVFNAMKNIPIRMVSYGGTESNLSLLVHGRYKAEALNALNEGLFSV; from the coding sequence ATGCAAGTCTGGAAATTTGGCGGTACGTCGGTCGGGAAGCCCGAGCGCATGCAGTCTATCCGTAACTTAATTGCCGAAGACAATACGCGTAAAATCGTTGTTCTGTCGGCCCTGTCTGGCTCAACCAACACCTTATTAGCCATTGGCGAAGCGCTAAAGGCGAATAATGACGATGACGCGAATGCAAAAATTGATTCTCTGAAAGCGCATTACGACAGTTTTATTGGCGAATTATATAAAACGCCGGAAGGAAAAGCCGCGGGGCAGCAGATTGTGGACAACGAATTTTCGTTTATCCGTTCACTAACCCGTATTAAACCGTTTACGCTGAAACAGGAAAAGGAACTGGTTGCAGAAGGTGAATTGCTCAGTACACAGCTTTTTCAGGCTTATCTGGCCGAAGAAGGGGTTCCGTCGGTGCTGTTACCTGCGCTTGAGTTTATGCGGATCGATGCCGATAATGAGCCGGAAATTCAGTTTACCGAAGAAAAGCTGTCCGAAATGCTACCGCAGCATGATGATAAGCTGATTATTGTAACGCAGGGCTTTATCTGCCGTAATCCGCGGGGTGAGGTCGATAACCTGAAGCGGGGGGGATCTGATTATACGGCATCACTGATCGGAGGAGCGATCCGGGCCGAAGAAATTCAGATCTGGACCGACATTGACGGTATGCACAACAATGATCCGCGGATTGTTAAAAATACTTTCCCGGTTCGTGAGCTAACCTTTGACGAAGCGGCTGAGCTGGCTTATTTTGGGGCTAAAATTCTGCACCCATCAACCATCACGCCTGCCCGAATGTTCGGAGTTCCGGTTCGGCTTAAAAATACAATGGACCCGGCAGCGCCCGGTACGCTCATTGCCGACCGTACGAGTGATCAGGTCTTCAAAGCGATTGCAGCTAAAGATGGAATTACAGCCCTATATATTCATTCGACCCGGATGTTGAATGCGTATGGTTTTCTGCGTCGTATTTTCGAGATTTTCGAGAAATATAAAACGCCCGTCGATATGATTACGACTTCCGAAGTATCGGTTTCGGTAACCATCGATAATACGGATCGTATTCAGGAAATTTCGGATGAGTTGAGCACATTCTGTACGCTCGAAGAGCCCGACTATGACCAAACGATTATTTGTATAGTGGGTAACTTTAGTGCCGATAACGAAGGTGTTGCCGTTCGGGTATTTAATGCCATGAAAAACATCCCAATTCGGATGGTTTCGTACGGGGGAACTGAAAGTAATTTGTCATTACTCGTACACGGTCGCTACAAAGCCGAAGCGCTGAATGCTCTGAACGAAGGATTATTTTCGGTATAA
- a CDS encoding HEPN domain-containing protein: MLLLSVQDWNSAVNQLYYADFYAVLALMAKEGHKVSSHSGAKHLLNVHFTRTGRLAIEHNSTFGRLFNARQKGDYDDFEMFSESDALILLEQTPEFIREIKNLI; encoded by the coding sequence TTGCTCTTACTTAGTGTTCAGGATTGGAACAGTGCTGTTAACCAGTTATACTATGCCGATTTTTATGCTGTATTGGCCTTAATGGCCAAAGAAGGACATAAAGTCAGTTCGCATAGTGGAGCAAAGCACCTACTCAATGTTCATTTTACACGAACAGGCCGCCTAGCTATTGAGCATAACAGTACCTTTGGGCGTTTGTTTAATGCTCGTCAAAAAGGAGATTATGATGATTTTGAGATGTTTTCAGAGTCTGATGCATTGATATTGTTAGAACAGACGCCGGAATTTATTCGAGAAATCAAGAATTTAATTTAA
- a CDS encoding tetratricopeptide repeat protein, which yields MSKKNSGLDFLEDPDALEGRLEDVGDFFQQNRNIVLGVLGGIVLLALGYFGYRFYVGSQDETAQVEMFPSVYQLEADSLKKALNGDGKSPGLLSVADNYGSTPAGNLADFYSGLALLKQGKYDDAIEHLKGFSSSDLLVQARAYALIGDAYVEKKSYDEAADYYQKAADYKPNKYFTPGYLLKLAITFEQAKQNDKAIEAYNDIIEKYPQSAEAVNAKKYKSVLEASVGQS from the coding sequence ATGAGCAAAAAGAACAGCGGACTGGATTTTTTGGAAGACCCAGACGCATTAGAGGGAAGATTAGAGGATGTTGGTGACTTCTTCCAACAGAATCGGAATATTGTTTTGGGCGTACTTGGAGGCATTGTTTTATTGGCTCTGGGTTATTTTGGCTATCGATTCTACGTAGGTAGTCAGGATGAAACGGCTCAGGTTGAGATGTTCCCGTCTGTTTACCAACTCGAAGCCGATTCGCTCAAAAAGGCCCTGAATGGCGATGGCAAAAGCCCTGGCCTGCTGTCGGTTGCCGATAACTATGGTTCGACACCGGCAGGAAATCTGGCTGACTTTTATTCGGGCCTTGCCTTATTGAAGCAGGGCAAATATGACGATGCCATTGAGCACCTGAAAGGCTTTAGTTCTTCAGACTTATTGGTGCAGGCTCGGGCCTATGCTTTAATTGGTGATGCGTACGTAGAAAAGAAAAGCTACGACGAAGCCGCCGATTATTACCAAAAAGCTGCTGACTACAAGCCTAACAAATATTTTACACCCGGCTATTTGTTGAAGCTAGCCATTACCTTCGAGCAGGCTAAGCAGAACGATAAAGCCATCGAAGCCTATAACGACATTATCGAAAAGTACCCACAATCGGCCGAGGCAGTCAATGCCAAGAAATATAAATCCGTGCTCGAAGCATCGGTCGGCCAGTCGTAG
- a CDS encoding DUF349 domain-containing protein yields MENASLVDEYGYVKDGKVFLKGYLEYEDRQIGEVKRTEQEALDYFKNRFIIAENKVSQLEKDIEEAQNKGSYLTKLVQLRKKLLGFDALGDFPPLLERLDAQEKLLAELITVNQLKNLEIKRALIAEAEAIADSTDWRPTADALQEIKTKWIKTGPVDKSAETEIEGRFQELLDGFFQRRREFFNEQNKVIQERLDKYDELIRLAFRANRIEDLDAAFQEVRRLNNAWKQVGEVPIKKSGKLYKQFKKATTNFYTKYNDAKGIVIEKKIDPRIEAQMKMVDEAERLSRQSDIFAAAERAKVLLNSWKEVKVPFKLQDKTLNDRFRAACDKIFELSYLGRVLARKYPAFELKSKSEQIRTKIREMEYLVKREKNDLQFALQDAEGLDPNNAEDKQVLNKISTQKRKIAMKEVILREFQKQLETAGL; encoded by the coding sequence ATGGAAAACGCTTCACTGGTAGATGAATACGGTTACGTCAAAGACGGAAAGGTATTTTTGAAAGGCTACCTGGAATACGAAGATCGCCAGATTGGCGAAGTAAAACGCACTGAGCAGGAAGCGCTCGACTATTTTAAGAATCGCTTCATCATTGCTGAGAACAAAGTTAGTCAGTTGGAGAAAGACATCGAAGAGGCCCAGAACAAAGGGTCTTATCTGACTAAGCTAGTCCAACTACGGAAGAAACTGCTCGGCTTTGATGCACTTGGCGATTTTCCGCCCCTGCTCGAACGCCTGGATGCCCAGGAAAAATTGTTGGCTGAGTTGATTACGGTAAATCAACTTAAAAACCTGGAAATCAAACGAGCCCTGATTGCCGAAGCAGAAGCAATTGCTGACAGCACTGACTGGCGACCTACAGCCGATGCGCTACAGGAAATTAAAACAAAATGGATTAAGACCGGCCCTGTAGACAAAAGTGCTGAAACTGAAATTGAAGGCCGCTTCCAGGAATTGCTGGATGGGTTTTTCCAGCGTCGGCGTGAGTTCTTTAATGAACAGAACAAGGTTATTCAGGAGCGACTCGACAAGTACGACGAGTTGATTCGGCTGGCTTTTCGCGCCAATCGAATCGAAGATCTGGATGCAGCCTTTCAGGAAGTCCGTCGGCTTAACAACGCCTGGAAACAGGTTGGCGAAGTTCCTATCAAGAAAAGTGGTAAGCTTTATAAACAGTTCAAAAAAGCAACTACCAATTTCTACACGAAGTATAACGACGCCAAAGGTATCGTTATCGAGAAAAAAATTGACCCGCGCATCGAAGCACAGATGAAGATGGTTGATGAGGCCGAACGATTATCGCGCCAGTCAGACATTTTTGCTGCTGCCGAACGGGCCAAGGTTCTGCTCAATAGCTGGAAGGAAGTTAAAGTTCCCTTCAAGTTGCAGGACAAAACGCTGAACGACCGGTTTAGAGCAGCCTGCGATAAGATATTTGAGTTAAGTTACCTGGGTCGTGTGCTTGCCCGCAAATATCCGGCTTTCGAGCTCAAGAGTAAATCAGAACAGATTCGTACCAAAATCCGTGAAATGGAATATTTGGTCAAACGCGAGAAAAACGATTTGCAGTTTGCTCTCCAGGACGCTGAAGGTCTTGACCCAAACAACGCCGAAGACAAGCAGGTGCTCAATAAGATCAGTACGCAAAAACGTAAGATTGCGATGAAAGAAGTGATTCTTCGTGAGTTTCAGAAACAACTGGAAACGGCTGGTTTGTAA
- a CDS encoding VTT domain-containing protein yields MKSSILKHITGPAVAGILLSVTPILFTSLLTYYAIIYESFIATFTVWQWAAITLICTITSAGLTPPTMLALIFGYFLSWHAVLPLFIINLGGILFINVLVHWLDHDRFLTFLRRNPKAQSVLDRILNKELEVIFFAKLSPILPFGLTNLLFALSGAQLKNILLGGFLGMTPRTLLAIWSGHEAHEIRTLLENPNQSTWTQLVVIALIVVSIAGLWQVIQRALK; encoded by the coding sequence GTGAAGTCATCCATTCTTAAGCATATTACGGGTCCGGCTGTTGCAGGCATTCTTTTGTCAGTAACGCCTATTCTCTTTACGTCTTTACTCACCTACTACGCCATCATTTATGAATCGTTCATCGCTACGTTTACCGTATGGCAATGGGCAGCCATTACCTTAATCTGCACAATCACATCGGCCGGACTAACCCCCCCAACGATGCTGGCTCTGATTTTTGGTTATTTTTTGAGTTGGCACGCCGTACTTCCGTTATTTATTATAAACCTGGGTGGTATTTTATTCATCAACGTACTTGTTCATTGGCTCGACCACGATCGATTCCTCACGTTTTTACGGCGAAATCCCAAAGCGCAATCTGTGCTCGACCGCATTCTGAATAAAGAATTAGAAGTTATTTTCTTTGCCAAACTCTCACCCATTCTGCCTTTCGGCTTAACCAATCTTCTGTTTGCATTGTCGGGGGCGCAGTTAAAAAATATTTTGTTAGGCGGATTTCTGGGTATGACACCACGCACATTGCTAGCCATTTGGTCGGGCCACGAAGCCCACGAAATTCGAACGTTACTGGAAAATCCGAACCAAAGCACCTGGACTCAACTTGTTGTAATTGCCCTGATTGTGGTATCAATTGCCGGACTTTGGCAGGTAATTCAGCGAGCACTGAAATAA
- a CDS encoding alpha/beta hydrolase, which produces MAVEFFEFAKSRIAFRRFGNGPSILLVFHGFGQTGEVFSTLDQPLGQHYTVLAIDLFFHGSSHYKGTSLLTKHDWQKLLEAFCKSENIDRFSLMGFSLGGRFALAASEQFADRLDALILIAPDGITRSFWYEVATGTAAGRWLFRFFLDHLSMLNALGHTLTRLGLLNRTVMRFAEISLGTADQRARVYQSWTQFRLIRPDLNQISQQLNRHAVTIEFFTGVFDRIVPAYFILPLTRLIYHYKITTLRTGHNRLIELAGEQLSNEL; this is translated from the coding sequence ATGGCAGTCGAATTTTTTGAGTTTGCGAAAAGTCGGATAGCCTTTCGACGATTTGGCAACGGACCGTCAATCCTATTGGTGTTTCATGGGTTCGGGCAAACAGGAGAGGTATTTTCGACGTTGGATCAACCGCTTGGCCAGCACTATACCGTATTGGCTATCGATTTGTTTTTTCATGGCAGTAGCCACTACAAGGGCACTTCTCTTCTAACGAAACACGATTGGCAAAAGTTACTGGAAGCTTTCTGTAAGTCAGAAAATATTGACCGATTTTCGCTGATGGGTTTTAGTCTGGGTGGGCGATTTGCACTGGCGGCTTCCGAGCAGTTTGCTGACCGGCTTGATGCATTGATTTTGATTGCCCCCGACGGAATAACGCGTAGCTTTTGGTATGAGGTGGCAACAGGTACGGCTGCAGGGCGCTGGCTGTTTCGATTTTTTCTAGATCATTTGTCAATGCTCAATGCGCTGGGACATACGCTGACGCGGCTTGGTTTATTGAATCGGACGGTTATGCGCTTTGCCGAAATTTCGCTAGGAACCGCTGATCAGCGTGCTCGGGTCTATCAAAGCTGGACGCAATTTCGGCTTATTCGGCCTGATTTGAATCAGATCAGTCAACAGCTCAATAGGCACGCTGTTACTATTGAGTTTTTTACGGGCGTGTTCGATCGGATAGTACCTGCTTATTTCATCTTACCCCTTACCCGGTTAATCTACCACTATAAAATAACTACACTACGAACGGGTCATAATCGCCTTATCGAATTGGCGGGAGAGCAGTTGAGTAATGAGCTTTAG
- a CDS encoding cystathionine gamma-synthase, which produces MKFATKAIHAGIEPDPTTGAIMTPIYQTSTYVQESPGKHKGYEYARTQNPTRTVLQTNLAALENGKHGICFSSGLGATDAILKLFKPGDEIIASNDLYGGTYRIMVRVFQEFGLNFKFVGLENPANLEAAITPATKMVWIETPTNPLLRLVDIAAIAAITKPNNIKLVVDNTFASPYLQNPLDLGADIIMHSVTKYLGGHSDTVMGAIVLNDDETAQRLAFIQNACGAVPGPQDCFLVLRGIKTLHVRMQRHCENALKVAHYLEQHPKVSQVYYPGLESHVGHELAKKQMRGFGGMLSFELKGDSMPEAVRVMESFKVFSLGESLGGVESLCTHPASMTHASIPKAERERNGLKDTLIRLSVGIEDIDDLIQDLKQAIG; this is translated from the coding sequence ATGAAATTCGCAACAAAAGCCATCCATGCCGGTATTGAACCGGACCCTACAACGGGCGCTATCATGACGCCTATATACCAAACGTCGACTTATGTGCAGGAGTCGCCAGGTAAGCATAAAGGATACGAATATGCCCGAACCCAAAACCCGACGCGGACGGTGCTGCAAACGAATCTGGCAGCGCTCGAAAATGGGAAACATGGCATTTGTTTTTCGTCGGGTTTGGGGGCAACAGATGCTATTCTGAAACTGTTCAAACCGGGCGATGAAATTATTGCCAGCAATGATCTATATGGTGGCACATACCGTATTATGGTCCGAGTGTTTCAGGAGTTTGGGCTGAATTTCAAGTTTGTTGGACTGGAAAACCCTGCCAATCTGGAAGCAGCTATTACACCCGCTACCAAAATGGTATGGATCGAAACGCCAACGAACCCGCTCCTTCGACTGGTCGACATTGCCGCTATTGCTGCTATTACTAAACCGAACAACATCAAACTTGTTGTCGACAATACGTTTGCGTCGCCCTATCTTCAGAATCCGCTTGATTTGGGAGCTGATATTATCATGCATTCGGTTACGAAATACCTGGGCGGCCACTCCGATACGGTTATGGGGGCCATTGTGCTAAACGACGATGAAACAGCTCAGCGGTTAGCATTTATTCAAAATGCCTGCGGGGCCGTGCCTGGTCCTCAAGACTGTTTTCTGGTGCTACGTGGCATCAAGACCTTACACGTTCGTATGCAGCGGCATTGCGAAAATGCGCTGAAAGTAGCTCACTATTTAGAACAGCATCCAAAAGTTAGTCAGGTATATTATCCGGGACTCGAATCGCATGTTGGGCATGAACTGGCCAAAAAGCAGATGCGCGGTTTTGGCGGAATGCTATCGTTTGAACTCAAAGGCGATTCCATGCCCGAAGCTGTTCGGGTTATGGAAAGTTTCAAGGTCTTTTCGCTCGGTGAATCGTTGGGAGGAGTCGAATCGCTATGTACACATCCGGCCAGTATGACACATGCCAGTATACCTAAAGCCGAGCGCGAACGAAATGGTCTCAAAGATACGCTCATTCGGCTCAGCGTCGGAATCGAAGATATTGACGATCTGATTCAGGATCTGAAACAGGCGATTGGATGA
- a CDS encoding DUF4926 domain-containing protein — protein sequence MTEFDLVVLQEDMSDGRLKAGDVGTVLTVYNEGKAFEVEFVTLTGEAVAIETLLAHQIRPVRSSEVMAVREMTI from the coding sequence ATGACAGAATTCGATCTGGTTGTATTACAGGAAGATATGAGTGACGGCCGTCTGAAAGCAGGCGACGTAGGTACGGTTCTGACCGTTTATAATGAAGGGAAAGCGTTTGAAGTGGAGTTTGTTACACTAACCGGCGAAGCAGTAGCTATTGAGACATTATTAGCCCATCAGATACGGCCTGTGCGGTCGTCAGAAGTAATGGCTGTTCGGGAGATGACAATTTAA
- the serS gene encoding serine--tRNA ligase: MLQLNFIRENKETVLTGLHKRHFPNAEAIVDQVLTIDQQRRNTQRDLDDVLSQSNAKASQIGALMKAGDKVAAEVAKAETADLKARSKDLADALRQLESDLQALLVTIPNIPHSSVPEGRGAEDNEVMLEHGEKPTLHEGAQPHWELIKKYDIIDFELGVKISGAGFPVYKGKGARIQRAMINFFLDEALNAGFLEVQPPIVINEDSGFGTGQLPDKEGQMYYVTEDKLYLIPTAEVPITNLYRDVILPENQLPVKNVGYTPCFRREAGSWGAHVRGLNRLHQFDKVEIVRIEKPENSYAALEEMSQYVQSLLQKLELPYRVLRLCGGDMGFTSALTYDMEVWSAAQQRWLEVSSVSNFETYQANRLKLRSKLDNKMQLLHTLNGSALALPRILASILENNQTPEGIRIPKVLVPYCGFDIIS; this comes from the coding sequence ATGCTTCAACTCAATTTTATCCGTGAGAATAAAGAAACTGTTTTGACAGGTCTTCATAAACGACATTTTCCTAATGCCGAAGCTATTGTTGATCAGGTATTAACAATCGATCAGCAGCGTCGGAATACCCAGCGCGACCTGGACGATGTATTGTCGCAGTCCAATGCAAAAGCCAGTCAGATCGGTGCCCTGATGAAAGCAGGTGACAAAGTTGCTGCCGAAGTAGCCAAAGCTGAAACGGCCGATCTGAAAGCTCGCTCGAAAGATTTAGCGGATGCTTTACGTCAGTTAGAGTCTGATTTACAGGCTTTATTGGTTACAATTCCCAACATTCCACACAGCAGCGTTCCCGAAGGGCGCGGTGCTGAGGATAATGAGGTCATGCTTGAGCATGGCGAAAAGCCAACACTTCACGAAGGTGCTCAGCCACACTGGGAGTTGATCAAAAAATATGATATTATCGACTTCGAGCTGGGCGTCAAGATTTCGGGGGCGGGCTTTCCGGTCTACAAAGGTAAAGGGGCTCGTATTCAGCGGGCTATGATTAATTTCTTCCTCGACGAAGCGCTGAATGCCGGTTTCCTGGAAGTGCAGCCACCCATTGTGATCAACGAAGATTCTGGCTTTGGCACGGGTCAGTTGCCCGATAAAGAAGGGCAAATGTATTACGTAACAGAAGACAAGCTATATCTGATTCCAACGGCCGAAGTGCCTATCACGAACCTCTACCGCGATGTGATTCTGCCTGAAAACCAGTTGCCCGTTAAAAATGTGGGTTATACACCTTGTTTCCGGCGCGAAGCAGGTTCGTGGGGAGCCCATGTGCGCGGGCTGAATCGGTTGCATCAGTTCGATAAGGTTGAAATTGTGCGCATCGAAAAGCCTGAAAATTCCTATGCTGCTCTGGAAGAAATGAGCCAGTATGTGCAGTCGTTGCTGCAAAAACTGGAGTTACCCTATCGTGTACTACGCCTGTGTGGTGGCGATATGGGCTTTACATCGGCCTTGACATATGATATGGAAGTTTGGTCGGCAGCACAGCAGCGTTGGCTCGAAGTGAGTTCAGTATCTAACTTCGAGACCTATCAGGCCAATCGGCTCAAGCTTCGGTCAAAACTAGATAATAAGATGCAGTTGTTACATACGCTGAATGGTTCAGCGCTGGCATTGCCTCGGATTCTGGCGTCGATTCTGGAAAACAATCAGACGCCAGAGGGGATCAGGATTCCTAAAGTTCTGGTGCCATATTGTGGTTTCGACATCATCTCATAA
- a CDS encoding TonB-dependent receptor has protein sequence MKKGATEQRFVYLIPFSILFWLFSLPSWAQFTVSGTVSEPDGSPLPGAAITIEGTYKGTFTNANGTFLLSNVKAGPVAIRVSLIGYQPQTKEIDLTQNATLAVSLQRTAVAVDEVVVSATRANQKSAIAYTDVTRRDLNKLNLGQDIPQLLNFTPSIVTTSDAGAGVGYTGIRIRGSDATRVNVTLNGIPYNDAESQGTYFVDMPDFASSVSTIQIQRGVGTSTNGAGAFGASINIQTNKLEEKPYAETNLSGGSFGTRKINVLAGTGLLNNHFVVDARLSKIYSDGYVDRAFSDLRSFYVSGGYYSKKSFIRLNVFSGQEQTYQAWNGVPEDILKINRRYNSFTYDNQTDNYQQDNYQLISSHELSKNWRANLSFFYTKGKGYYEEYRPNDNFSDYGLSNVVIGDSTIKQTDIIRRLWLDNDFYGTVFSFDYNSFGKLTGNIGGGWNQYKGSHYGEIIWERIAGNTNIRDRYYQDNATKRDFNLYAKAFYQFNSKLNGFVDAQVRQVYYSFLGFNSQLQNVQQNATLTFFNPKAGLTYTVNDRSTVYASVGVGHREPNRNDYTQSTPESRPKAEELIDYEAGYKIQTTDLAFTVNAYYMDYKNQLVLSGQINDVGAYNRVNIPASYRAGVELEAGIRLAKQLRWNVNATFSRNRVKNFTEYLDNYDTGEQDSHQYTQTDISFSPNVIAGSQLLFTPAKGFELGLLSKYVGKQYLDNTSNENRKLNSYFTNDIRIIYTLKPKFAQEIAFTLLFNNVLNELYESNGYTYAYVSEGKVVADNAYYPQAGRNFLAGVRVRF, from the coding sequence ATGAAAAAAGGTGCGACAGAGCAACGTTTTGTTTACCTCATTCCTTTCTCTATTCTATTTTGGCTGTTTAGCCTACCCTCATGGGCCCAATTCACTGTTTCCGGAACGGTTAGCGAGCCCGATGGAAGCCCGCTACCGGGTGCTGCCATTACTATCGAAGGGACCTACAAAGGCACTTTTACTAACGCCAATGGAACGTTTCTGCTTAGTAATGTAAAAGCAGGACCCGTTGCAATCAGGGTTTCTCTGATTGGTTATCAACCACAAACTAAAGAAATCGACCTTACTCAAAACGCAACACTTGCCGTTAGCTTGCAGCGAACGGCCGTCGCCGTCGACGAAGTGGTGGTGAGTGCTACCCGCGCTAACCAAAAGTCAGCCATTGCTTACACTGATGTTACGCGCCGGGATTTAAATAAGCTGAATCTGGGACAGGATATTCCGCAGTTACTGAATTTTACGCCTTCTATTGTAACGACTTCTGATGCAGGTGCAGGCGTTGGCTACACGGGCATTCGAATTCGGGGCTCCGATGCAACCCGTGTCAACGTGACACTGAACGGCATTCCTTATAATGATGCTGAATCGCAGGGGACTTATTTTGTCGATATGCCCGACTTTGCTTCATCGGTAAGCACAATCCAGATTCAGCGGGGAGTTGGCACATCGACCAATGGCGCAGGGGCCTTTGGCGCGTCGATTAACATTCAGACCAATAAGCTGGAAGAAAAACCGTATGCAGAGACAAACCTATCCGGAGGGTCGTTTGGCACGAGAAAAATAAATGTTCTGGCCGGAACGGGTTTGCTTAATAACCATTTTGTGGTCGATGCGCGATTGTCGAAGATCTATTCCGACGGCTATGTCGACCGCGCTTTTTCGGACCTGCGGTCGTTTTATGTATCGGGCGGTTACTACTCGAAAAAGAGTTTTATACGACTCAATGTGTTTTCGGGTCAGGAACAGACGTATCAGGCCTGGAATGGTGTTCCGGAAGATATATTGAAAATCAACCGGCGGTACAATTCGTTCACCTACGATAATCAGACCGATAACTACCAGCAGGATAACTACCAACTCATCAGTTCTCATGAACTAAGCAAAAACTGGCGAGCCAACCTGTCGTTTTTTTACACGAAGGGAAAAGGGTACTACGAAGAATACCGGCCCAACGATAATTTCAGTGATTATGGTCTTTCCAATGTCGTGATTGGTGATTCGACCATCAAACAAACGGATATTATTCGTCGGCTGTGGCTCGACAATGACTTTTATGGCACTGTTTTTTCGTTCGATTACAACAGCTTTGGCAAGCTAACTGGCAATATTGGTGGCGGCTGGAATCAGTATAAAGGATCGCATTATGGCGAAATTATTTGGGAACGGATAGCTGGCAACACGAATATTCGCGACCGCTATTATCAGGACAATGCGACCAAACGCGATTTTAACCTCTATGCCAAAGCGTTTTATCAGTTCAATTCGAAACTAAATGGCTTTGTCGATGCGCAGGTTCGGCAGGTTTATTACTCATTTCTGGGTTTTAACAGTCAGCTACAGAATGTACAACAGAATGCTACCCTAACGTTTTTCAATCCCAAAGCAGGACTTACTTATACTGTGAACGACCGAAGCACCGTATATGCTTCAGTGGGCGTAGGCCACCGTGAGCCCAACCGAAACGATTATACGCAATCGACACCGGAGAGCCGCCCCAAAGCCGAAGAACTGATTGACTACGAAGCAGGCTATAAAATTCAGACGACCGATCTGGCCTTTACGGTGAATGCTTACTATATGGATTACAAAAACCAGTTGGTTCTATCGGGTCAAATAAACGATGTGGGCGCTTATAATCGTGTTAACATTCCGGCCAGTTACCGCGCAGGTGTTGAACTGGAAGCAGGCATACGTCTAGCGAAACAGCTACGCTGGAATGTAAATGCCACCTTCAGCCGTAACCGGGTAAAAAACTTCACCGAATATCTGGATAACTACGACACGGGCGAGCAGGATAGCCACCAATATACCCAAACCGACATCTCGTTTTCGCCGAATGTAATTGCCGGATCGCAACTGCTGTTTACTCCTGCAAAGGGCTTTGAATTGGGGCTACTGTCTAAATACGTTGGCAAGCAATACCTTGATAACACCTCGAACGAAAACCGGAAACTAAATTCATATTTTACCAACGATATCCGGATTATTTACACGCTTAAACCAAAATTCGCCCAGGAAATTGCCTTCACGCTTCTGTTCAACAACGTTCTAAACGAGCTTTATGAATCAAACGGCTATACCTACGCCTACGTTTCGGAAGGAAAAGTAGTAGCCGACAACGCCTACTACCCACAAGCTGGGCGCAATTTTCTGGCTGGGGTGCGGGTTCGTTTCTGA
- the ribH gene encoding 6,7-dimethyl-8-ribityllumazine synthase → MATDLKNLSVFSTDDLPDVSHRRFAILVSEWNTEVTEALFDGAYKTLLEYGVKAENIIRGNVPGSYELSLGAQWFAQRDDIDAVIALGCVIQGETKHNDYINHAVAQGLTNVGLKTGKPVIFGVLTPNDQQQALDRAGGKHGNKGDEAAITAIKMLGLQKQVYSFQFK, encoded by the coding sequence ATGGCCACTGATTTAAAGAATCTTAGTGTTTTTTCTACGGATGATCTTCCCGATGTGAGTCATCGTCGTTTTGCAATTCTGGTTTCCGAATGGAATACTGAAGTAACCGAAGCTCTTTTTGATGGGGCTTATAAAACCTTACTCGAATATGGGGTAAAGGCAGAAAATATTATTCGGGGCAATGTACCGGGTAGCTATGAACTAAGCCTGGGTGCTCAGTGGTTTGCACAGCGCGACGATATCGATGCTGTAATTGCATTGGGCTGTGTGATTCAGGGTGAAACCAAACATAACGATTATATTAACCATGCTGTAGCGCAGGGCTTAACCAACGTTGGCCTAAAAACCGGAAAGCCGGTAATCTTTGGCGTTTTGACCCCCAACGATCAGCAGCAGGCCCTCGACCGTGCCGGTGGAAAACACGGTAATAAAGGCGACGAAGCCGCCATCACGGCCATTAAAATGCTCGGATTACAGAAACAAGTTTATTCATTTCAGTTTAAATGA